The proteins below are encoded in one region of Thermodesulfovibrionales bacterium:
- a CDS encoding 4Fe-4S binding protein yields MNKKNIEIRVCLGTSGKASGGEDVLMAFKQHLNRADLIAELGQTCKIKGVGCRGFCSKDVLVDIIIDDQKITYQSVTPHMVERIIEEHIINGRTVSEWTVNKDYQSFHDKQLKIVLEPCGQIDPESIEDYLNIKGYKSAKRAITRLTPEEVIKKIIDSGLRGRGGSGFPTGKKWDICRQQKAYPKYIICNVGEVNRPLAEGNPHSIIEGLLIGGYAIGSEKGYIFIRERYHLAVKRLQKAIAQAREYGFIGKNIFGTDFNFDIEFSFGTEAFICGEETALLESIEGKRATPRFRPPYPAEKGLWGKPTVINNAETLSNIPLIIGKGAKWFSSIGTPDSKGTKVFTLSGKVKNNGLIEIPMGMTLKEIIYDIGGGIEGNRKFKAVQIGGPSGGLIPASMLDMGLTYENLHKVGTIVGSGGITVFDEDDCIVSITKFFLDFLQKESCGKCTPCRIGTKRMYELLNRITEGKGKETDLETLLRLSRLLSTTSLCGLGKTAPNPFITSFNHFRDEYITHIKDKKCPAGVCTALITFSIIEEICKGCGLCKKVCPSEAIYGERKKPHKIDSPLCIKCGACFKVCKFNAVKRQ; encoded by the coding sequence ATGAATAAAAAAAACATAGAAATAAGAGTATGTCTTGGAACCTCGGGTAAGGCCTCTGGAGGAGAGGATGTTCTAATGGCTTTTAAGCAGCACCTTAACAGAGCCGACCTTATAGCAGAACTCGGTCAAACATGCAAGATAAAGGGTGTGGGATGCAGAGGTTTCTGTTCAAAAGATGTACTTGTGGATATCATTATTGATGACCAGAAAATAACCTACCAGTCCGTTACACCCCATATGGTGGAAAGAATAATTGAAGAACACATTATCAATGGAAGAACTGTATCAGAATGGACCGTTAATAAGGATTATCAGTCCTTTCACGATAAACAGCTAAAAATCGTCCTTGAACCCTGCGGGCAGATAGACCCTGAATCAATAGAGGATTACTTAAACATAAAAGGTTATAAATCGGCAAAAAGGGCTATAACAAGGTTAACACCAGAAGAGGTTATAAAAAAGATAATAGACTCAGGCCTGAGGGGAAGGGGTGGAAGCGGTTTTCCCACAGGTAAAAAATGGGACATCTGCAGACAGCAGAAGGCTTATCCTAAATACATTATCTGCAATGTTGGTGAAGTTAATAGACCGTTAGCTGAAGGAAATCCCCATTCCATCATAGAAGGACTCTTAATTGGTGGATACGCCATAGGTTCGGAGAAAGGATATATATTTATAAGGGAAAGATACCATCTTGCTGTTAAAAGATTACAGAAAGCAATAGCTCAGGCAAGGGAATACGGATTTATAGGTAAAAATATATTTGGAACAGATTTTAATTTTGATATAGAATTCAGTTTCGGAACAGAGGCCTTCATATGTGGTGAAGAAACCGCACTTCTTGAATCCATTGAGGGAAAAAGGGCAACACCAAGATTCAGACCACCCTATCCTGCTGAAAAGGGTTTATGGGGTAAACCTACTGTTATAAATAATGCTGAAACACTTTCAAATATACCATTAATAATTGGTAAGGGTGCTAAATGGTTCTCATCAATAGGAACCCCAGATAGTAAGGGAACAAAGGTCTTCACACTATCAGGAAAGGTTAAGAACAACGGTTTGATAGAAATCCCCATGGGTATGACATTGAAGGAGATTATTTATGATATCGGTGGGGGGATAGAGGGGAACAGAAAATTTAAGGCTGTCCAGATAGGAGGGCCATCAGGAGGACTGATTCCAGCTTCAATGCTTGATATGGGATTAACCTATGAAAATCTCCATAAGGTTGGTACAATCGTTGGTTCTGGTGGCATCACAGTTTTTGACGAGGATGATTGTATTGTTTCCATAACAAAATTCTTTCTTGATTTCCTCCAGAAAGAATCCTGTGGTAAATGTACACCATGCAGGATTGGCACAAAAAGGATGTATGAACTCTTAAACAGGATAACTGAAGGAAAGGGGAAGGAAACAGATCTTGAAACACTGTTAAGACTGAGCAGATTATTAAGCACAACCTCACTCTGCGGACTGGGAAAGACAGCTCCAAATCCTTTTATAACAAGCTTTAATCACTTCAGAGATGAATATATTACTCATATAAAGGATAAAAAATGTCCTGCCGGTGTCTGTACAGCCCTTATCACATTCTCTATTATCGAAGAAATCTGTAAAGGCTGTGGACTGTGCAAGAAGGTCTGTCCGTCAGAGGCAATATATGGAGAAAGAAA